One window of Puntigrus tetrazona isolate hp1 chromosome 14, ASM1883169v1, whole genome shotgun sequence genomic DNA carries:
- the drd2l gene encoding dopamine receptor D2 like, with the protein MRGKLSLNGNAQRSFIMPLLSVTSDGVSSASPTPGSSPLSSLPPSLSSFLPETNCSASPSPSSPPYNFYAVLLVLLIFCVVFGNVLVCVAVSREKALQTTTNYLIVSLAVSDLLLATLVMPWGVYLEVVGEWRFSRIHCDILLTLDVMMCTASILNLCAISIDRYTAVAMPLLYNTRYSSRRRVALMIAVVWFLSFAISCPLLFGLNNTASQEGRDCSFADPAFVVYSSVASFYVPFIVTLLVYAQICVVLRRRGRRTAPSRRHGLHPEPRDAQRSRKNKCTHPEDVKLCTLIVKPPPAAPQRKKVTLVKEAVVHSLDVEPVCFLSPGRDQQQQASGRPKISLSVSVAPSPALSGPGPRRATAQENTHTRHGWSDRNTEREKGAAAKERARGRLSQQKERKATQMLAIVLGVFIICWLPFFLTHVLKAHCGSCCISPSLYSAVTWLGYLNSAVNPVIYTTFNIEFRKAFIKILHC; encoded by the exons ATGCGCGGGAAGCTCTCGCTGAATGGCA ATGCCCAGAGGAGCTTCATCATGCCTCTTCTCAGCGTGACTTCAGACGGCGTCTCCAGCGCTTCCCCGACCCCGGGTTCATCTCCGCTTTCTTCCCTCCCTCCGTCTCTGTCCTCGTTTCTCCCAGAGACGAACTGCTCAGCGTCTCCGTCTCCCTCGTCTCCGCCGTATAACTTCTACGCCGTGCTGCTGGTGTTGCTGATCTTTTGCGTGGTGTTTGGTAACGTGCTGGTGTGTGTGGCCGTGTCCCGAGAGAAAGCTCTGCAGACCACCACCAACTACCTCATCGTGTCTCTGGCCGTGTCCGACTTGCTCTTGGCCACGCTGGTGATGCCCTGGGGAGTCTACCTGGAG GTTGTTGGTGAATGGAGGTTCAGTCGGATCCACTGTGATATTCTGCTGACGCTGGACGTCATGATGTGCACCGCCAGCATCCTCAACCTGTGCGCCATCAGCATCGAcag GTACACGGCCGTGGCCATGCCGTTACTCTACAACACTCGCTACAGCTCCAGGAGACGCGTGGCTCTGATGATCGCCGTCGTCTGGTTCCTGTCCTTCGCCATCTCCTGCCCGCTGCTGTTCGGACTCAACAACACAG CCAGTCAGGAAGGGAGAGACTGCAGTTTTGCCGACCCTGCTTTCGTGGTCTACTCGTCTGTGGCCTCCTTTTACGTGCCCTTCATTGTGACCCTGCTGGTGTATGCGCAGATCTGCGTGGTGCTGCGCAGACGAGGCAGACGCACCGCTCCTTCACGCAGACACGGCCTCCATCCTGAGCCCAGAGACGCACAGAGATCCCGCAAG aataaATGCACTCATCCTGAAGATGTGAAGTTGTGCACTTTAATAGTGAAGCCTCCTCCAGCTGCTCCACAGCGCAAGAAAGTG ACTCTGGTGAAGGAGGCTGTGGTTCACTCTCTGGACGTGGAGCCCGTGTGTTTTCTGAGTCCAGGCAGAGATCAGCAGCAGCAGGCGTCTGGACGGCCGAAAATCTCTCTGTCAGTGTCAGTGGCTCCCAGTCCAGCGCTCTCGGGCCCCGGCCCTCGCAGGGCCACGGCGcaggagaacacacacacacgccacggATGGAGCGACAGAAACACAGAGCGAGAGAAAGGAGCGGCGGCGaaggagagagcgagaggaagaCTGTCGCAGCAGAAAGAGAGGAAGGCCACGCAGATGCTGGCGATCGTTTTAG GCGTCTTCATCATCTGCTGGCTTCCCTTCTTCCTCACGCACGTCTTGAAGGCTCACTGCGGCAGCTGCTGCATCTCCCCGTCGCTCTACAGCGCCGTCACCTGGCTGGGTTACCTCAACAGCGCCGTCAACCCCGTCATCTACACCACCTTCAACATCGAGTTCCGCAAGGCCTTCATCAAAATCCTGCACTGCTGA